The Anaerobaca lacustris nucleotide sequence GCTCGCGCACCGCATCGATGCGCAGCCCCAGGTTGGTCAGGACCTTGGCCGAGATGGCTTTGCCGTCGCGCATCAGGCCCAGCAGCAGGTGCTCGGTGCCGACGTAGTTGTGGTGCAGCGACCGCGCCTCCTCCACTGCGTAGCGAATGACGTTCTTGGTGTGCTCGGTCTGGGCGAGCTTCTCGGTGGCCTCGACGTGAGGGCGACCTTCGAGAAGTGTTTCGACCTCTTTGCGAAGGGGCTTGAGATCGACGTTGAAGTGTTCGAGCACAGCCGCGGCCACGCCTGGTACGGGCGAATCATGATTCGCCCCTACTTTGGCCAGACCCCAGAGAATGTGTTCGGTGCCGATAAACTCGTGCCCGAACTGCTGGGCCTCCTGATTGGCCAATGACATGACCTCCCTCGCGTGCTCGGTGAATCGCTCGAACATGTGCATCCTTTCAAAGTGCCTTGATGCTCCATGACGCCGGCTGATGCAGCGCCTGTGGGTATTCTACCACATCCGGCGTAGGGGCGGATGATTATTCGCCCGGTTCGTAGTGTGCTCGCAAGAGCATACAGACATTAGCGTCTTACGACGCCACTACGAACGAGCCTACTCCTCAAAGCCGGGCGAGCCGCCGAGGATGGTGCTGGGGCGCCATATGTCCTTGTCAGCCCAGGCTTTCGGGTCGGTGTTTGCGGGGTCCACAACGGTCAGGGAGTACCCCTTGCCGTCGGTCTTGGTGTACCAGTCGTCCTCATAGGGGAAGTCGTGGATGACCTGCCCCGCGGCATCCCTCAGCTCGACCCGCTCGCCCGCGTTGTCCAGCCGGCCGTCGTACTGGCCGACCACGGGCAGGCCCGGACCGTACCGCGCCTCAAAGGCCGCCAGGTCTCGCACGATCAGCACGTACTCGCCGGGTAAGAGCTCGACGCTCGGAAAGATGAAACGGACGCCGGCGGTGAACTCGACGAGGCCCAGGTCGATCGTCTCGGCGCCGATGTTGACCAGCTCGATGTACTCGGCGTTCGGATCGTCCACCGGATGGTACATGATCTCGCTGATCCGAAGGCTCTCGGCCACCGGTCCGACGGCGAACGTCGCGGCGTTCAGGGCGCTCCAACTGCCGCCGACGAGCGATCGGGCCTTGACCTGCACGCTTCGGTCCAACGAGAGCGGTCCGACGTATTGCTCGACTGCAGGAACGTCATCCCGTCGTTCGACGACGGTCGCCACCAATGCGGCCGAGATCAGGAAGTCCGAACTCGTCGCCGAGACGTTCACGCCGTGGATCGCCAGAACGTTGCCGGCGCGGCGCAGCAGCAACTCGAAATCGGCGATGTCGATCTCTTCGAACTCCATCGCCTCCAGATCCGGATTCTGGTCGGCGGCGCCGGCGTTCCAGGCCGGGACGCCTGCGACGTTGCGCCGGGCGATCTCGGTCCCGTTCAGATACGCAACGAAGCCGTCATCATACCGAATCCGCAACGTCAGCTTGTCGAACTGGGCGGCCGGTTCGGCAAGGTTGAAGGGGATACGAATGTAACAACTGCGCTGCCGGCCGTACATCGCGTCTCCCACGTCGAGCGTGATGAGATGCTCGTAGCCGACGCTCCTCTCGAAACCGACGCCGCCGGGACTGCCGGTCACCAGCGACCATGCGGAATCGTCGAACGCCGTACCGCCCCGCCAGGCGTCATCGACGGGCCCGGTCGGCACGTGGACGCGCTTCGGCGCGCTCTCCGGAATCAGCACGGTCCGATGTACGGTGTCGGAGGCGGTCAGCGATCGCGGATCGGAGCCGTCCAGGGTGTAGTGGATGGTCCCGGGCCCGTCCATAGCCAGGACGAACCCCGTCTCAACGTGGCCGCCCTGTTGATTGAAGGCCGGCGGCGCCGCGGCATATTCGATGGCGATTCGGTCGTCCATCCAGGCGAGCCGTTCGGTCAGCCAGCCCTTCATCCAGACGATTTCCTGGCGATAGGTATTGGCGATGTACCAGTTGGGCCAAACGTAGCGTCCCAGGATGGGCCACCGCGCGAAGTTCCGGGCCTGCGACTCGTCGAGCAGAGCGGCATAGTCGTCGATGACTTCCAGCAGGCGGTCGGTCGTGAACGCACCCCGGCGAAACTCGAACCAGCGGTCGGCGTAGAGCAAGCGGAACACCGGGTCCTGGAAAAGGCGGGTGTACCAGCCGTGAAGGTAATCGGACTGCGAGATCAGCGGGTAGTACCAGCCCTGCGGGTTCCAGCCGTCGAGGTAATTGGCGTTGCCGAGGCTCAGGTTGAAGTCCCACAGAGGACCCATCGTCAGCTTGCCGCCCCGATCCTTATGCATGAAGGTGCTGAGGCGATAGCCGTCGATTTCCTTGCACAGCTCGGTGATCAGATGCAGATCGACGAACGATTCGGGGTCGATGAACGCGGCGTATCCGGCGTGAGGATCGGCAAAGCCGGTGCCGAACAGGGCGCTTTCGAATTGGTTCAGGTAACCGATCAGCCACTGCCGCTGGGCGACGGTGATGTCCCGCTCATTCGGCCGGACATAGGCCAGATGGGCGCCGCGTGAGGTGCGAAGCCCCTGTTCGCCGGGATTGAGCCGGTCTTTCTTGATGATGTACCCGCCGGTGATCTCGGGCTCGGAATCGTCGGCCGGCTCCAGCTTGGCGATCTCGACCCGCCCGTCGGCCCATTTGATCCGCTCGACCAGAACGTAGACCCCGTGATAGTGCGAATAGTTCAGGGGACCGACGCCGCTGTGCAGGAACAACTCGACGAACCGGGTCCGCGGTGCATAGCGACCGATGTCGTTGCTCATCCCATAGGCGACGGCGTTTCGCATGAGGCTCTTGTCGCTGTACGGGGCATAGAGGACCCAATTGTGCTCGGCGGGCATGCCGAGGAGCGACTCCTTTCGATTGTCGCCGTCCTCATCAACCAGATGGACGCCGAACATCCGCTTGGGAAACTGCTGCGAGCTCGATCCGCGAACGCTGGCCATGACACGGCTGTGCAGGGTCGCAGGGCCGGAGAATCGGGCCCGGCCGTCCGAACTGCGGTCGACCAGGGCGAGGTAGGCCTCGGAGCTGCGTGCGGCGGTGATCGGGCTTTCGCTTTGATCCAGAACGATCAAGGGCAGATTGGAGTTGAAGCCTTGCAGGTCGCGTGAAATGAAGATGTACCGCTCGCTGCTGACTTCACTCTGGCGCCAGCCGGGCCGCCAGGCAACGGCTCGGACCGTCGTCGTGTTCGTGATCTGGATCGGGCCGGCGTAGATGTTGCCGCCGGGCCTTTGCCGGGCTTCGCTGTAGGGAACGCTACCGTCAGTTGTGTAGTAGATCGTCGCGCCCGGCGTTTCCGTAGCCAGCGTGACTGTCAGCGGCTCGGTGAACAGGCCGCCGGCCCGGCTGATTCGCGGCGCTTCGGCGATCCCATCGTAGACACTGACGTTGGCAGCGCCCGGCGTCGGGACCGCCATGAACCGCCACTCGTCACTGCCATCCGGGTAGAGGCCGCAAGAAATGTCCGTACGCTGTGGGCCGAAGACGACGCTGTCGATCACCGTCACCCCGTCGCTTGCGACCAGGACGATCTCTTCCCCATCGGCACTGAGTTTGAAGTCTGCGTGCAGACCGGCAGAGGCAATGCCGCCATCGGCCCAGATCAGCAAATAGCCGCCCGGCCCAATCGTCGTCAACGAGGGCGAGCCGACGGGGAACTGCCATTTCGCAGGCGCCGATGAGTCGTCGCTCAGGTACATCCCTGCCAGGTCGACATTGGTGTTGCTGGGGTTGTGGAGCTCGATCCAGTCGCTGTATCGGCGGTCGGGGCTCTGAATCGTGCTCTGATTCGACGCCATGAACTCGTTGATGACGACTTGCATCTCGTCGCCGGGTCGCACGGGCCGGCCTTGACCGGCCGCCGCAGCGGCCCACAGACCTGACACCACGAACGGCAGCACCCACAGTGCTCTTGACCGACCTGCACCCATGCAGTCCTCTCTCCTGAAGGAGGTTTCGCTTTTCCACAGCCGCGAGCGGGGTTTGTCGCGGCCCACAGCGGCTGCCACCCGAACAGTACTTCACCATTTTAACACATCGACCCCGATTTCGCCACCTCCTTCGGCCCCACTGCGGCATACGCTCCTGCGCCGCTCGGCGTTCTCGGACGTTAAGTGGGCGGAGGAATCGGCCGATGGGAAGTGCGAGTGAAGGACCGAAGAGAAGCCGGGAGGACGGCCGGATCGCGCTGTGTATCGGGAAGGAGACGTCGGATGAATACCGGCTCCATCAAGAGACGCCTGCGGGTCTGCAAGGGGTGCGCCTACCTCTGTACGGGCTGCCCCCACGCCCTGCCCTGTGTCCGGCAGGGCCAGAAGGTCCGGCCGACCGAGTGCTACGTCTGCTGGCACAACCAAGGCACCATGCTGCCGAAAGACTGCCGGCTGCGCCGCACGCCCGTTCGACAGAAGGTCCACGCCTGAGAACTGAGCCCAACGATAGTACGCTGTAGGATGGGCTTCAGCCCATGCGGTCCCAGCCGGGACGCAGCCGGTCCTGGACCTCCCAGGCGTCGAGCAAGGCCAGGGCCACCATCGATTCAATGACGGGGACGACGCGGGGCACGATGCACGGATCGTGACGGCCGTGGGTTTCGATGGGCCGGTTCTCCATCTGTTCGTTCAGAGTCCGCTGCGGCTTGGCAATCGACGACGTCGGCTTGACCGCCACGCGCAACATGATGGATTGCCCGGTGGAGATGCCGCCGGTGATGCCGCCGGCGTGGTTGCTGACGAATCCGCCGTCGGCCATGTTGTCGTTGGACTGGCTGCCCCGCAGCCGGGTCAGTGCAAAACCCTCGCCGATCTCGATCCCCTTGATCGCGCCGACCGTCATGATCGCCGCGGTCAATTTGGCGTCGAGCTTCTGGAACACCGGATCGCCCAGGCCGGCGGGCAGTCCGTGAATCTCGAGTTGAATGACCCCACCGACGGAATCGTTATCATCCTTAGCCGCGAGGATCGCCTGCACCATGCGCTCGGCCGCTGCCCGATCGGCGCAGCGGACCGGATTGCGCTCGATCGCGTCGTAGTCGCACGTCTCGGCGGCGATGCCCGCGATCTCGACGGCATGGGCCACGATGCGGACGCCGCGATAGGCCAGCTCCTGCAAGGCGAACGCACCACCCATAACCCGGCCGGCCGTCTCGCGGCCGGAGGAGCGGCCGCCGCCGCGATGGTCGCGAATGCCGTACTTGCGGTAATACGTGAAGTCGGCGTGGCCGGGACGGAACAGGTCCTTGATCCCCTCGTACTTGGACGAATCCTGGTCGCGATTGAAAATCGCCATCGCAATCGGTGCGCCGGTGGTCTTGCCCTCAAATACACCCGAGAGCACCTCGACCCGGTCCTTCTCGTCGCGAGGCGTGGTCACTTCGCTCTGGCCGGGCCGGCGACGGGTGAGCTGCTCCTGAATCTGTTCCTGCGAGAATTCGATGCCGGGCCGGACGCCGTCCAGCACGGCGCCGATGGCCGGGCCGTGGCTCTCGCCAAAGGTTGTCAGACGGATGATGTCGCCGTAGGTGTTGGCCGCCCGGCAGCGGACGGTCAGCTCCTCAACAATGTGCCCGATCGCGATCTCGGCGATCTGGCTCGGCGTCCTGCCTGTCGTATCGATCACGGCATCGGCGAACGGGCTGAGCAGCTCCTCGCGGTAGGCGACGTTCTTGTCGAGCTGGGCCCGAGCATCGGGCCCGCGCAACCAGGGCGGCAGTCCCTTCTCAGCGATGCGGCCCCAAAGCGTAGCCGGGTCGGCCGACAGATAGACCAGAATGGCGTTCTTGCGCAGCGCCCGCCGGCTGACCGGGTCCAGCAGGCTCGAACCGCCGCAGACGATCAGCTTCCAGTCCGCCTCGGCCAGCTCGACGGCCACCTTCTTCTCGGTCGCCCGAAACGCCGGCTCGCCGTGCTCGATGAAGATCTCCCGGCACGTGTGCTTCTCGCCCGTGTCCCGCTCGAAGCACTCCTCGATCAGGCGATCCGTCTCGATCGCTTCGAGGCCGGTCAGCCTGGCCAGTTCGGCCGCCACGGAACTCTTGCCCGCCCCCTTCGGTCCTGCCAATACAATCTTCACGATGACATCCTCATACCTGTTCCCACGCCGGATTGAGTTTCGAGCGTCCGGCCCGTCGATTCCTACGGCAACGAGGCCTCTTCTCCCATTCGAACACCTTATCTTACCCGCACACACGCACCATTTCAATGCTCGCTCGTGAGAACGGCCCTACGGTCAGTCGATGGCTTTCCGCAAGGGGTTCCAGTCGGTACAATAGATGTGCTTCTGCAGGGGTATGTTCAATGACCAAGAGGACTCTACCCAGGAGATGGACATGATGCCAGACACAAAGATAACTCAATCGGCACGCTGGAAACGACCTGTTGTATCGGCGGCCATGTTATGTGTCTTCGTCTCTATCGAAGCCGGGCTGCTCGCAAACCAGGCCATAAGCGCGTCGGGACCATCGGCCTCCGACGTCTTCCGCTGGCCCGCCGGACAGCAGGGCGCCGTGACGCTGTCTTACGACGACGCCATCGTCTCGCATTTCGAGTCCGTCGCTCCACAGCTTGAGAAGGCCCAACTGCGCGGAACCTTCTACATCCAGATCGACAGCCCCGGATTCCGACTTCACACCGATGCATGGCGGAAGGTCGCCCGCGCCGGGCACGAGTTGGGAAACCATTCGCTGTTCCACCCCTGTCGCAAGGACCGGCCGGACGAACACACTTGGCTGTCCGATGACTACAACCTGTCGAAGTACACGCCTGACCGGTGGCTCGGAGAAATGCGGATCGCCAACCTCGTGCTCCAGCTCATCGACGGCAGGACCGAACGCACCTTCGGCAACACCTGCTGCAACAATCACGTCGGACCACTCGACGACCGGACCAGTCTCGAGAAGCTCATCCCAAGACTGTTCGTCGGCGCGCGTGGCGAGTACGTCAGCCGACCGATCGACCCGCTGAACGCGAACTTCACGGCGGTGGGCCATTATAGCGGAGACAGCAAATCGTTCGAGCAGCTTCGCAGCGAAATCGAGTCGGCCGTACGCAAGGGCCAATGGATTTTCTACATGTTCCACGGCGTGGGCGAGGGCACGCACAGCCTCTACATCGACGCCCACGAGCACCGCAAGCTCGTCGAATACCTCGCCGCCAACAAGGACCGCATCTGGACCGCGCCAGCCATCGACGTAATCGGCTACCTTAAGGCCTCCGCGAGGCAATCGCAGTAAACACACTGCTTCTCTTCACGTCCCAGCGCGAGAAGATATGAAATACGCGGGCACGATGGACTCCGTGCCCGCGCATCATATGGTCTGCAATACGCTTCGCGCGCAACGCCATCCGATCCTATTACCGCACTTCTCCGGTGGCGGCCCATTCGACGCCGTTGCGGATCAACTGCTGCATGCTCGGGTGCAGGATGGCCTTGAAGTCGTGGCCGAACGCATTCTGGACGCTGCGGCCCTTGCCATACGGCCTCGTGAAGACCAGCGGCTCCTCCTTCTCGCTCCAGTCGGAGTAGGCCGAGACCAGGACCTCGATCTCTTCATCGCCCTGAAGCTTGGCGTACAGCTCATCGAAGATCTTGAAGTCCTTCATCCCTTTGGTGATCGGATGGTCCTTCTTGACGATCTTGGCATCGAAGACGCTTCGCGGGCCGTGGCCGGAAGTGCCCATCACCCACTTGCGACCGCACAGCTTGCCGAACTCGGCCCAGTCGGGGAACGAGGCGCTGGCCAGGTGCTGAACGTAGAAGCCCTTGCCGCCCTTGACGAAGTTCAGAAGGTTTTCCTTGGCCTGGTCGGTCATCTTGGGCGTGCCGCGATGGAACATCGTCAGGACGATCACGTCGTACTTCGCCAGGGCCGCCTTCGAATCGAGGATCAGCGGGTCCTCGCTGACTCTGACATCGAAGCGGTCCGAGCCGGCCAGGACCTCGCGCGTCTTCTCGGAAATCTCCCGCCAGTCGTGGTACGGCGCCACGTCGTCGCCGGCAATCAACAGAACCTTGATCTGCGCGGGCTGCTTGCCCTCCTCGGCCGCCCCGCAAACACCCTGCACCATCGCACCCACCAAGACCAAACCCATGAACAGTCGCCCCATTTCGACACTCCTTCTCTTTCTAAGACCCGATTGGTGTACATACCACGTGCACGACGGGACATGCTAACGCATCGGAGGCGATTGCGAAACGGAAAAACCCGGAGGTTCGGCAGGTGCAATACCTGTGGAACAGGCGATGCACTGTCAACGGCGCATGGCGATGCGATGATGGCGCTGGCGGGCGGGCGGACGCAAGAAAGGGATCAGACCCTGTGCATTTCTTCAGTGGAGGCCACGAGCAGCGAGAGCAGGACCGCCCCGACGGCCATCGGGGCCAGTTCGGCAAGGCCCCAGGCGCCGAGCGTGGCCGTGGCGATCACGACCGACGCAAAACCGATCGCGGCGTATTTCAGGGTCAGTTTGTTGCACTTGCTCATCGCGATCCGCCCTTCTCATGGCTGCCAATGACCCGCGTGCGTGCCCGTCGACCGGGCATCCCACGCTCTGCCCAAAGCATACGGAATGGACGCCGGATGGCCAAATCACAGCGTCCGCCGACCCGGAGGTCGTCCTGGCCACCGAGTGGCAGCCGTGGCGGTCCCCACGCAGTGATTTGGGCCACGTAAACCTGTCGTACCGGAGTGAATTGCGTGTCGGGCACAGGTCCAGGCAATGGAACCGGGGGCACTTGGTGATTGACCGTCATGGGCCGATCGCAGTACAATGGACTTTGGCTGGAGACGCAACAACTTCTTGCACGGATGGGCGCACCGATCTGATCGGGAAGCGGCAACCACAGTAGTAAGGAGGACATGCCATGAGATCACAAGCAGTTTCGCTGGCGGTCGTGTTCTTGGCTGGTTTCGTGGGACTCGGCGTCAGCAGCGCCGAGGTCAATCCAGATGCCATTGTCGCGACCTGGCTCTTTGACGAAGGGGGAGGCGGCATGGCCGCCGACAGCTCGGGAAATGGGTACGATGCCGACCTGCACGGCAATCCCGCGTGGGTGGAGGGACGGCATGGCTCGGCTCTGGAGTTCGACGGTGGCAGTTATCTGGAGGTCCGTGGGTCAAGCGAGAACCTGTCCTTCGGCGGGGCCGCACCGTTCAG carries:
- a CDS encoding polysaccharide deacetylase family protein, whose amino-acid sequence is MMPDTKITQSARWKRPVVSAAMLCVFVSIEAGLLANQAISASGPSASDVFRWPAGQQGAVTLSYDDAIVSHFESVAPQLEKAQLRGTFYIQIDSPGFRLHTDAWRKVARAGHELGNHSLFHPCRKDRPDEHTWLSDDYNLSKYTPDRWLGEMRIANLVLQLIDGRTERTFGNTCCNNHVGPLDDRTSLEKLIPRLFVGARGEYVSRPIDPLNANFTAVGHYSGDSKSFEQLRSEIESAVRKGQWIFYMFHGVGEGTHSLYIDAHEHRKLVEYLAANKDRIWTAPAIDVIGYLKASARQSQ
- a CDS encoding Clp protease N-terminal domain-containing protein, which codes for MFERFTEHAREVMSLANQEAQQFGHEFIGTEHILWGLAKVGANHDSPVPGVAAAVLEHFNVDLKPLRKEVETLLEGRPHVEATEKLAQTEHTKNVIRYAVEEARSLHHNYVGTEHLLLGLMRDGKAISAKVLTNLGLRIDAVREQVGRLSPAIHNGAVGPIE
- a CDS encoding CotH kinase family protein; translation: MGAGRSRALWVLPFVVSGLWAAAAAGQGRPVRPGDEMQVVINEFMASNQSTIQSPDRRYSDWIELHNPSNTNVDLAGMYLSDDSSAPAKWQFPVGSPSLTTIGPGGYLLIWADGGIASAGLHADFKLSADGEEIVLVASDGVTVIDSVVFGPQRTDISCGLYPDGSDEWRFMAVPTPGAANVSVYDGIAEAPRISRAGGLFTEPLTVTLATETPGATIYYTTDGSVPYSEARQRPGGNIYAGPIQITNTTTVRAVAWRPGWRQSEVSSERYIFISRDLQGFNSNLPLIVLDQSESPITAARSSEAYLALVDRSSDGRARFSGPATLHSRVMASVRGSSSQQFPKRMFGVHLVDEDGDNRKESLLGMPAEHNWVLYAPYSDKSLMRNAVAYGMSNDIGRYAPRTRFVELFLHSGVGPLNYSHYHGVYVLVERIKWADGRVEIAKLEPADDSEPEITGGYIIKKDRLNPGEQGLRTSRGAHLAYVRPNERDITVAQRQWLIGYLNQFESALFGTGFADPHAGYAAFIDPESFVDLHLITELCKEIDGYRLSTFMHKDRGGKLTMGPLWDFNLSLGNANYLDGWNPQGWYYPLISQSDYLHGWYTRLFQDPVFRLLYADRWFEFRRGAFTTDRLLEVIDDYAALLDESQARNFARWPILGRYVWPNWYIANTYRQEIVWMKGWLTERLAWMDDRIAIEYAAAPPAFNQQGGHVETGFVLAMDGPGTIHYTLDGSDPRSLTASDTVHRTVLIPESAPKRVHVPTGPVDDAWRGGTAFDDSAWSLVTGSPGGVGFERSVGYEHLITLDVGDAMYGRQRSCYIRIPFNLAEPAAQFDKLTLRIRYDDGFVAYLNGTEIARRNVAGVPAWNAGAADQNPDLEAMEFEEIDIADFELLLRRAGNVLAIHGVNVSATSSDFLISAALVATVVERRDDVPAVEQYVGPLSLDRSVQVKARSLVGGSWSALNAATFAVGPVAESLRISEIMYHPVDDPNAEYIELVNIGAETIDLGLVEFTAGVRFIFPSVELLPGEYVLIVRDLAAFEARYGPGLPVVGQYDGRLDNAGERVELRDAAGQVIHDFPYEDDWYTKTDGKGYSLTVVDPANTDPKAWADKDIWRPSTILGGSPGFEE
- the aroC gene encoding chorismate synthase encodes the protein MKIVLAGPKGAGKSSVAAELARLTGLEAIETDRLIEECFERDTGEKHTCREIFIEHGEPAFRATEKKVAVELAEADWKLIVCGGSSLLDPVSRRALRKNAILVYLSADPATLWGRIAEKGLPPWLRGPDARAQLDKNVAYREELLSPFADAVIDTTGRTPSQIAEIAIGHIVEELTVRCRAANTYGDIIRLTTFGESHGPAIGAVLDGVRPGIEFSQEQIQEQLTRRRPGQSEVTTPRDEKDRVEVLSGVFEGKTTGAPIAMAIFNRDQDSSKYEGIKDLFRPGHADFTYYRKYGIRDHRGGGRSSGRETAGRVMGGAFALQELAYRGVRIVAHAVEIAGIAAETCDYDAIERNPVRCADRAAAERMVQAILAAKDDNDSVGGVIQLEIHGLPAGLGDPVFQKLDAKLTAAIMTVGAIKGIEIGEGFALTRLRGSQSNDNMADGGFVSNHAGGITGGISTGQSIMLRVAVKPTSSIAKPQRTLNEQMENRPIETHGRHDPCIVPRVVPVIESMVALALLDAWEVQDRLRPGWDRMG
- a CDS encoding ThuA domain-containing protein, with translation MGRLFMGLVLVGAMVQGVCGAAEEGKQPAQIKVLLIAGDDVAPYHDWREISEKTREVLAGSDRFDVRVSEDPLILDSKAALAKYDVIVLTMFHRGTPKMTDQAKENLLNFVKGGKGFYVQHLASASFPDWAEFGKLCGRKWVMGTSGHGPRSVFDAKIVKKDHPITKGMKDFKIFDELYAKLQGDEEIEVLVSAYSDWSEKEEPLVFTRPYGKGRSVQNAFGHDFKAILHPSMQQLIRNGVEWAATGEVR